In Stigmatopora nigra isolate UIUO_SnigA unplaced genomic scaffold, RoL_Snig_1.1 HiC_scaffold_25, whole genome shotgun sequence, the genomic window GACAGCGCGCGCTTCCGAGCCTCGCTGGCGGAGGGCGCCGACACCTTCTGGCTGGCCGTGCCCTCGCCTCCCCGCGGGCAGCCGGTGAGTCGTCGTcgtgtcgccgccgccgccgctcctcctcctccgttcACCCTATTGCCTTTCTTTCCTCCCTCCGCAAAGGTCCCCCTGCTGACTCGCTGGCGGGGCAAATTGTGCGTGAAGCTGAACGTCAGCGACCCGGGGGCGGTGGCCTGGTTCCTGGACGGGGTGGCGTCCCTGCGAGCCCACTTGGGAATGGAGGCGGTGGCGCTGGAGGGCGGGGAGAGGAACCTCTTTGAGCAGACGCCCCTGGCCGCCGACGCCTACGTGGCCCTGCTGGCCGACGTGGCCTCCAGGATGGGGGTCCGGGCCGTGCTGTCGGCGGGGACCAGGTGCGCCGCCTGGGGGGAAGGGGCTTGGTCGCCGGGTTGGCCCCGGGGCCTGGTCCGGCCCGCTCACAATCCGCGCCCGAAAGCCAGGTCCAGCCACCGGCCGGTGTTTGTGAGGATGAGCCCTCTGCGCTCCGACTGGAGCGCAGAGGGCCTGAAGGCCGTCATTCCCTCGCTGCTACGCCACGCCCTGCTGGGATACAACTTCCTCATTCCGGACGCCGTGGGtaggtgggggggtgggggggcacggtcggggtgggggggggcgCACGACCTGTGACGGAGCCTCCGCCGGTCGGCAGGCGGCTCCCTACCCGGAGACGCGGACGAGGAGTTGTACATCCGCTGGCTGGAGGTGGCGTCCTTCCTGCCCGTGCTCAGCTTCCACACCCCCCCGTGGCTCTGCGGCCAGGAGCGGGTCAGTGGCGCCCCGGCTTTCCGCGCCGGCGGCTTTCCGCGCCGGCGGCTTCCCGCGCCGGCGGCTTCCCGCCCCAAGTTGACGCTCacgcccggccggccggccccaGGTGCTGACCTTGACGCGGACGTACGTGGACAAGCACCGGAGGGAGGTGGCGCCGCTTTTGGAGAAGTACGGCGAGGAGTGGCGACGGACGGGCGACCCCGTCTACCGGCCCGTGTGGTGGCTGAGCCCGCTGGATCCGCGGGCCTTCGCCGTGGACGACCAGTTCCTCATCGGGGACCGGGTGAGTCGGCGGCCGGGGAAATTCCCATCCGTCTCCTCTTGTCCTCTCGGCCCGGCCTCACGTTTCCTCCCTTCCCCTCCCGTCTCCTCCCGTCTCCTCCCATCCGTCGCCAGGTCCTGGTGGCGCCCGTGGTGGAGATGGGCGCCCGGCGGAGGGACGTCTACTTACCGGACGGGGGCTCCCGCTGGCGGGACCACGCCGACGGGCGCGTGTTTGACGGCGGGACCGTCCTGCGGGACTacccggtgcccctggaggccGTGGCCCTTTTCTCACGGCAGCACGGGCGTAATGGCGCGCCCTCCCGTCCCGAGGCTTTTTAGAGCGCGCCCACGTATAGAACTCCTCCGTGATGGTCAGAGGTGATTTTGGAATTGTCCCCCCCTCCTCCCTGTTTTCTTTGATCCAAGTCTGTGTGCTACTTTTCTATGTGGGGGGGCTTTGGGGTGACTTGAAAGGAAGCTCTGTCTGTGGAGAAGCGCAAAGGAAGTGAGAGTTGTCCCGTCCGGGGCTCCTCCTACTTGAAGAGGAGCCCTTTGGCCTTTTGAAATGGGGCGCCCTTCCACGGGCAGCCACCGAGCCCGGGGGCGGCGCAACGTGAGCGGGCTTTTGGAATGTTTGATGGCGGCTTTCAGGCCTAGCCTGGCCTAGACTGGCCGAGACTGGCACTTCCCCGTCCGGCCGCGTCTTAatccctccccctcctcctcctcctcctcctccgtcccGGTGAATGTACAAAGTCTTTTGATTTGGACAGCCTCTCCTGTACTATTTTTCTCCTCAAAATAATAAAGTTTACATTTTGGTAGCCAGCGGAGGTTTGGATGGCCCGCCACGCCGTCTTCGGCCAATTGGAATGGAGTGCTTTAGGGGTGGGGCCAAGTCAAGTGAGGTTGGCCAGGTGGCTGGCTCTTGGCCACCCTCTCCCCCACTCAAGTGCCCCCGCCCCCAACGTTAAGACGGGGGGCGCAGCTGTCCACGGTCACGCGGTCACCGCGCCAGCGAGTTGGCTCGCTCCCCGGCCGGTCACGGGTCGGAATGGGTCCATTTCTCTCCACATTTCTAACCACTTTTGGCCTAAAATTTCCGGGTTCCTTGGAAGTCTGGCCGGTTTCAATGGGTTTTTCTTGCCCTTCCATTGGATGATCTGGTACCGAATGGCTCCGAGCGTGGGTGGGAGCGGGTGGTCCTCCGGCCAGCGGGTGGCGCACGCCCCGGTAATGTGGAACTGGAGCGAGAAGGAAAGGCGAGCCTTCTCTCGTCTACTTTTAGAAAGTCTCGATCGACGCTCTAAGTTTGACCTTTGAGtggggggttttgggggggCCGGCTCAAAAACTAGCACCGTTAAGCCGGAATTGTCTCAAAGAGCAGAGAAGAAAAAGGGGCCATTTTCAAAAGCTGTGTCTGACATTGCTTTTATTGTCGGGAGGCTCCGATGTGACAAGGCCCCGTGTCCAAATGCGCCCGGCGACCCGATAACTAAATAATAAATCCCACCCAGAAGGGCCGAGTCCCGGGAAATAGTCAAAGCCAGAAATAAAAAAGGGCGaccacggggaaaaaaaaagcattttcccGGCGAGGCGCGCTTTCCCGTCTCTGGGCGGCTCCCCGCAACGGACGCCGGGCGGGGCGCACACATTCAAAGAGGTCTTTTCGTCGCGCCAAATCAAAGACAACTAGTGCACGCACGGTGACGTCAATCCAAAGTCGGCCAAacctgagcaaaaaaaaaaaaacagaccaatCTTTGtcggcaaaagaaaaaaaaaatcaacagagaAAAGCCCCTCCCTCCCGCTTCCGACGTACGGGGCGGGGCCCCCGGCGTCTCGAATGGAGGGCGTCGGGCCCAGAGGTACGGCCGGCCGGCCCGCTCCGGGAGCCCCTCTCACTGGGTTTTCTGCTGGTCCAGCCCGAAGAGCTCCAGCAGGTCCAACATGGCCCGTCTGATGTTGGCGCCAAAGCGGTGCGAGTCCTAGTGAAGCCCGGGCTTAGGTTTAGGGTCAAGGCCGGCCTACCGCGTCGGTCGGCCGGCCGGTTGACTTCCGACTCACCGTTTCCGGGCTGGAGTGTTTGCTGGAGATGTGGAAGTTGATCAGGTTTTCTCCCACGATGATGTAGGACACGCCGTAACCGTCGTCGGCCACCTGCGGGGAAAAGCGGGGAGCCGGATTCGGAGGTGGTCGGGCGCTTTCGCCAGAGCCGGCGGGAGGGGGAGACCTACGGGTCCGAAGCCGCCGCCGGACGACACGTACTGGGGGTGCCTGACCAGGTCGAAGAGCTCCACCTGCTGCAGCGGCGTCTGGCTGGTGGACAGCCTCCACGGCTCCGACAGCACCTGAGAGAAGGGGGGGGCGGTCCTGGAGTGAAGGCGCCCCGCCACTGAcccccaccgccgccgccgtcagcGCTTACCTCCTTGAGGAAGGGCGAGTCTTCGCCCAAGTACTTGGAAACCACGTAAAGACAAAAGAGGTGGCGATCCACACCCATGCCGGTCATGGCCAGGCGGTACATGCTCTGGTGCTTCTCCGCCGCCGCCTTCAGCAAGGCCAGACGTTCTTCTCGCTGAGGGAGAGTGGAGGTGAGGCGAGGCTCAGTTGGCGCCCGGCGCCCCACTGTGCCTTACCGGCGTCTGCCCCGCCACCATGGCGGCCACAAAGGCGCAGGTCTCGGCCGTGCAGGATCGGACCGTCTCCGTCCGGCCCTCGCGGAACAGGCGGGTCATGGAGGCTTCGTAGGTCAGGCAGAACTTGCCTTTGTcctggggagggagggggggggacgGTCAAATTTGGTCAAAGAGTCGAACCCTCCGTCCCAAAAGAAAAGGCAGAGTCATCACCCTGTAATGCGCCAACTGCAGGGCGATCTGGATGAAGGCGTCCGGGCTGGTGCGGCACTTCTTGATCAGGCCCTTGCCAAAGTCGCCAAAGGGGAAAATGTGGCTGTCCACGTCGTCGGCCAGGGCCCTGGCCGTCGTCAGCGAGCGCTCCGTGGTGTCCCGGCACTGAGACGGACGGACGAGGGGACGCCGGTGAATGGGTCGGTCTACGTCGGCCTCGTGCCTCTTACCTCCTGGTTAAGGTCCCACTGCAGTCTGATGGGGGAGGGCAGGTTGGGGTGCGGCTCCCCGCAGCAGTCGCCTTCTTCCGTGTAGCCCAGCTTGAAGGGGTCCATGGAGAGCACGTGCTGCCAAAGAGCGTTTCCTTTCCAATAACCCTCGCGGGGACAAAAAGGACGGCGGGGGCGACGGGGCCGACCTCCCACAGATGGCCGACGATGGGGGCGTCGGCCCACGAGTGCTCGGCGTTCAGCCCCATGGTGCCGTTCTTGAAAACGATCAGGTTGAAGCTTTTGTCGAACCACCTGTGGATGTAGCGACGGATTTAGAGTGGCGTTTACAcaccccaaccccccccccccccccccatcccgcCTTTACCTGTCGTAGCACTTCCCGTGGAGCAGCGACTTGGCGTAGCTGTCCAGCGAGGCCACGGGATCGTCGGGCCGGAAGCGCTGCTCCGTGTCGTCCAGGGTGACGAAGAAGGCCGCCTTCTCCACGGCGTCCAGCGAGCGGCGGTTGGCGCCCGAGGCAAAGTGTTCCCCCCGGCAACGGGCCCAGGGGCCGCGCTCGCCGGCCGTCAGCGCCGCCAACTTCTCCTCGCCCGGCGCCGCCTCCGAGGGGTCGGCCAGGATGCgctccatctgctgctggatctCCCGCGGGCGCAGGAGGCGCCCGTCGTAGAAGACGGGCACCTTGAAGAAGCGCCCCCGGTGGTACACGGCCACGTGCTTGCTCTCCTCGCAGTGCTGGAGGACGTCTGCGGGCCAAAAGGGGGGAGGCGGCCACGTCAGAGGGGGCTCGGGAAGCCGGCGTCGGCCGACCGTCCTTCCTTCTGGATTTGTGAAAGGCGGCTAGGCTAAACTAAGCTAAGCTGAGCTAAACCAAAAGCAGGGGTCCCCGACTCTGGTCCTAGCGAGTCTGTTTTCCACGTCAACCTCCTCCAGCGCCCCCCAATCCGAGTCCGGTGGATTGGGGGGGGTGTTTTGCGAGGCAGACGTGGACTGACGAGGCCTCGGCGGGACCGTCGTCGGGCGACCCCTGCCCCAAATGGAGGGAATGTCGGGGAATGGGATGAGGAAGAGTCgggtgccggccggccggcggcgGGCCGGGCGTCTCGGCCGACCTCCTCGCGGGCCAATCGGGGGACGGCGAGGTCGGCCAAGGCCACGGGGGTGAGCATATTTTTTCTCCTCATTTTGGAATCAGTTATAAAAAGGGAAACTAATCATCGGTGCTTTTCATGAACAGGGACAACGTTtcaaaggaaggaaggaaaggaggaaggaaggatggaaggaagaaaggaaggaaagaaagaaggaaaggagAGGAAGGAAGGACTCTACCTGTGTCTACGCCAGGCACACGACTGGTGTTGAACATACGCTCGTATTGGGCGGAACACATGGGGATAGTGTTTAGGAGCATGAGCTGAAAAGCAAgaggggagggggcggggtcaaaCAAATACACCACACATACGCAGGCACACCTGGACTGGGGGAGGGACTGGGTGGgggactgggggggggggggccatGAGATGGAGGATGGAGATGAAAACCAGGGGAGGCGCAGATCATCCTAAAGCCGGAAAACTAGACGAGCGCCGGGACtccattttccaaaaaaaaatcctcctttaGCCCCGACCCGTTACGGTGGGGGGCAAAACGGGGCACCCCCCGTCCGGCCACTCAGAGCCGGCGTAGACGTCTAGCCTCGCCTCTCGGATATCTGCGCCAATTGGAGGAGATGACGGCGAAACCGGGTCCCGGCGCGGGGCGACCGACCCCtttggcgggcgggcgggcggtggACTTGgctggcccaaaaaaaaaaaaaaaacgccactgGTCTTACCTGTCTCCGAACCGGGGAGGCGGCTAGTGTTAAACATCCGCTCCCACTGAGCCGAACACAAGGGAACCTTGTTTGCCAGCAAGTAAATCTAAGACGGAGGAGGCCAAGGACACGGAGGCCGAGGCCAAGGCGGCGACGACGCCGGCGGCGTCCGCAGCAGCcaaaagaacacacacacacaacacagacACCGCATCAGCCACTGATGAGTCGGCCGGAAGGACGCCAAAAGGGTCGCGCACGGGAACGGGGCTGGCTAGGAGATCCTTTCAAGGACATTTCCAGTAATGGCGGCTGCAAATGAGCCACTCTTTGGttccctttttttgtggatGGCCAATCCCTTTTGCAGAAAAAGTCATCTGTGGCTTCCCGTAGCTCTCGGGCCACTTTCTGCCCATGGGAGGGGGGCCTTTTCGGGGGCTAGGGTTGGGATGGGGCACGGGGAAAAGAAAGCGGGTGtttgcacgcacgcacgcacgccgaCGACGCCACTCACTCACCGGTTTGATCTGAGCCCGGTCCAACTTCCGCCTGTACAGCATGATGGCGTGAATGGCGTTACCTGCTCTGGCGGCCTGGACCGAGGTGGGGAAGACGTAAAGGAAGTCCTGCGGGCCACGGGCGGCGTTAAGGCGCGTCCGGAAAACGTCGCCCCGCAAAATCACCAGAGGGCGTGGCCTACCATGGCGTAATAGTTGCTGTTGACCATGATGGGACCCCGACCTCGAAGGTAGATGTACTCCTCCCACCAGTCGCTGACCTGAGGCGGACGGGAAAAGCCAAATCAACGGAAGGAACccgtctgttgtttttttttgggggggtcgcGGCACGCCTGCTCACGTAGTTGGAGGCCCACCAGGACTTGAgcttgaggtaccactgcagCCTGGGACCCAATTTCCGCTCAAAGTCCAGCGCCAGCGCCCTGGTGCGTTCGAAGCGCTCGTCGTCCATCAGCGGGCGCACCGACTCCAGGTACTTTGGGGGGAGGGGAGGCCGAGGGGTCAGACGGAGGTCCGACAGACGGACGGAGGCAAGTCCGGCAGACTCTCACCCTTTTGCAGGTGTCGCCCACCGGCGGAACGGGCAGCCGTGGCAGCGAGTTCTGGAAACTGTAGAGCATGGGCTTCCTCCCCGAGAAAATCTTCACCAGCAGCTGCGAGCCCACGGGAGGGCGAAAGGGTTAACCTGAGCGCCCCCCCAACCCCCGGCCAGCAGCGACCCCACCACTCTCTCACCATCCACAATCGGGTGGACCAGGACACGGAGCCGTGGCGGGCGTACATCCAGCCGTGCCACGACAGCAGGCCCTTCAGGACGTTCCTCATGATCAGGATGATGGTCACCCACAGGCCCGTACCCACCAGGACGCCGCCCACCGTCTTCTGGCTGTCCACCGACATGTACCTGCTGCGCACAAAGTAGATGGGCCGTCAAAATCAAGCCCGGGATGAGTGGGAAGCCCGAGGTGGAATCTATCCGGCGCAATCTATCCGGGACGGCCCCCCGGGGAGCCCGGATGGAGACGGCCAAACGGCGAGTGGGGAAGCCGGTGCGGTGGGCTCACCTTATGGGCAGGTGCTGGCCCACTTTGGCCAGCAGGCCCAGAGACGGATCCAGATGTCTGTACTTGTTGTAGGACATGTaagacaccaccaccaccaggaaACCCGTGGGGCTGCCCGGGTACACGCCCGTCATCACTCCATTCTAAGGCACAGTGGGGAGGAGGTGGTTAGGCCTGGTTAGGGTGCTGGCTGGCAAAGACACCGGAGGGCAGGACGGCGCTCGCCCTCTGGCAAAGACactggcaggcaggcaggcacccGCCCTCACCTTGAAACGGACAAATCTCTTCTTCCACGAGTGAAGGCCCGAGAGGTAGATCTGGCGCAGGGCCTCGTGGCACAGCCGCAGGTCGATCCCGTCGGGGGTGACGGTGAACTGGAAGGCCACGGCCTGGTGAGCTTCCGCCATGACGCCCACGGACAAAGCTCTCTCCTGGAAGGCAAAGCGGCCGCTCGGCCAATTGGTCTGGGGCAAATAAGAGCGGCCTTTCCTGGATGAATGGTCGGCCCTTTCAATTGAGCGCCCTTCGCTCCGAGAGCCacgcccctcccccctccctccggaTCACATGACCCAGCTTCCAGTGCGGAAAGTGGGGGAAAGGTCGCCTTAGCCAAACGAGAAGCCGCAGCCGCCGCCGCAGCCTCTGCAGCGGCGAGGAAAAGCTAGCGCATCCGAAATTGGCCCGATACTGACTGAATTGATCGCGGTTGCCGATCACGTCGCGACGCCTCACGTCATGTCACGTCATGTCACGCCGCTCTGGCGGCCCCCTCCCGTTTCGAAGGTGTCATCACAAGCGAGCTGGCCGCAAAGCACCACCACGCCGCTCTCtcaccagaagaaaaaaaaaacccaaaaaacaaataacaactaAAGTGTCCGAATGGCATAGGAATGGCGCAACGGCAGTTTGACGCATCAATCGACACTGGCTTTTTGTTGTTCCGGGTCTTCTGACCTTCAAGACGGTGGAGAGAGACCAAGAACGCCCTCCACCTGGTCGCTAATGCCCCCCCGTGGCGGCTCGGGGGTGCTTTATGAGGTCTTTTGCTCTACTAAAAGCACGCCAAAGACTTGGGGAGCAGCCCGTTTGGCCTTTTCTGCCCCCCCAAACGTCACGTCCCGGCCCTATTTTGCGAGAGAAAGCGGGTTTTACTCACCCAAGCGAGCTGGCTGCAACGCGGGAAGCTACGGCTGGGTGGCGCGaacgagagagagcgagagcgagagcgagagcgagggGAGGATCTGATCTGATGTGATCTGACCGGACCCGGACCGGACCGGACCCCAACGTCGTCGCCGTGGCCGTCGCGGACGTCGACGTGAATGAGAACCGTTGGCTGCTTTGCCGATTGCAGACGTCACTTTGAGCGAAACAGCGccacgcggcggcggcggcggcggttcgGCCAGGACGAACGGTGACGTCACGGCGGCCTTTGACCTTTTCATCATCATTCTTATGACATGTATTATTATTCCAACCAGTCCATCAAGTGAAGAACGGAAGGAGggaaaaacaaatcaacaaatCATCAATGAAAtaggggaaaaaacacaagaaattcATTCCATTTAGAGCGTaaatatcatgtttttaaaGCCTTTGGATGCTTTTGATAAAGATTGCATTGACAGAGACTCTccgtgtttttatttgttatttttaagatGTCTGTGATACACTAGAATGATGGTGTATTGACATTTGTAATGCGGGAGTTCGCCAGCAGAGTGCAGGCGTGTTCTGCAGCTGTGTTTATCTTCTGGTGATCGCGACCTCTCGctaaaaacaagaagaagaaaaagaagtctGACAGCTGACGGCCGCCGTAGCGGAATAATGGGCGGGGCTGGCTGGCGATGACGTCGATGCCTGGAAAAGTTGGAGGAAGTTGACGGAAGTTGACGGAAGTTGACGGCCGCTTCCAGACAGTTCCCCCTCGATGGACCTTCGTTCGGAGAAGATTCAGCTGGTCCTGTCCAAGGTGAGCTGAGCCGAAAGCCCAAACGGGTTATCTTGCTGCATTtgacacgtttttttttgtcattacgcCACTTGtcgccctttttttttgctccgtGGTGTTCTGGTCTGGTCCGGCTCGACCGGCTCCCCCGGCTGCTCCActcctctctttctttctttctttctttctttctttctttctttctttctttctttctttctttctttctttctttctttgtccaGTCAAGCCGTTTAAAAGGAATTGCGATTGAAATGTTCTTTCCAGATCACCCGGTTATAGTTTCTATTggtatttgttttggtttttgttgtttttgttgttgttgttgttgttagtgcGATCCGAGTCTAATCCAATAAGACCGCCTTGGTCACTGGATTGGAACGTCAACGCTTCCTGGTTTGTCCTTCCTCGTTGGCGACGTCATTTTTTGGGTCACGTGATGTTGCGCGCCTCTGGTTTCAGTACAAATTCCACGATGTGGCGGTGGAAGAGCTGGACAAGACGGAGAGCAACTTTCCCGGGATGATCCCGTCCGTCGGGACGTACAGTGAGTGGGATCGGGCCGGGGGGCGTCCGGATCGGGCCGTCCGTCCCCTCTGACGGGCGCCGCCGTGTCCGTCGGAGCACAGCTTTCAGCGACGGATCCCAGAAGgaactcctgaagttgaacggCAACCTCCCGGTCAAGTACCGAGGTGAGACGCTGGATTTTGTGGGTCGGCTGTGGCCGCGGCGGGCGTGTCCAAAAGTGACGCTAGCCccgtggcgtggcgtggcgtggcaGGGCGTTCGTACAACTTCCCCATCCAGCTGTGGCTGATGGACTCCTTCCCGGTCACGCCCCCCATCTGCCTCCTCAAGCCCACGGCCAACATGGCGGTCAGGGAGGGCAAACACGTGGACGCCCGAGGACGCGTCTACCTGCCCATCTTGCACAACTGGGAACACGTATGACAATTGTCCTCCACCCCCTTTCTAatgaccccccccccaattGTCCTCCACCCCCTTTctaatgaccccccccccccccacaatcGTCCTCCACCCCCCTTTGTAACACGGGTGGGGTCCCCGGCTTCCTATCCGAGCGGCCATTTGCGGCCATCCTCTTGTGTGCCGGCTTCCCTTTTTGTTGACTTTGGGGTGGGCTCATTTTTCCTCTGGATACGGGGGGCATTTTTCATCCCCTTTGGCGCTTCCTCTCCATCTGGGTTTGTGTCGGGGAGCGGCGTTGGCTCCAGGTGGCTTCCTCTCCGTCTTTATCCGTTGGGTCTTTTTGTCCGGGTGGCTCGCCTTCCATTTGCCCTCACGTCCCCGTCTTGTCGTTGCCGTCGTCGCGGCCGCCGGCGCCGTGGGCGCAGCCGGCGTGCTCGGTGGTGGAGCTCCTGGAGCAGATGATCTCCAAGTTTGGGGAGGAACCTCCGCTGGCCTCCAACGTGAGCGCGGAGAAAGACCCGCAGGAGCTCATGGCCTTTGTGGATAACCTGCGGATCGGCGACGGTGACCACCCTCC contains:
- the cpt1ab gene encoding carnitine O-palmitoyltransferase 1, liver isoform isoform X4, with translation MAEAHQAVAFQFTVTPDGIDLRLCHEALRQIYLSGLHSWKKRFVRFKNGVMTGVYPGSPTGFLVVVVSYMSYNKYRHLDPSLGLLAKVGQHLPIRYMSVDSQKTVGGVLVGTGLWVTIILIMRNVLKGLLSWHGWMYARHGSVSWSTRLWMLLVKIFSGRKPMLYSFQNSLPRLPVPPVGDTCKRYLESVRPLMDDERFERTRALALDFERKLGPRLQWYLKLKSWWASNYVSDWWEEYIYLRGRGPIMVNSNYYAMDFLYVFPTSVQAARAGNAIHAIMLYRRKLDRAQIKPLMLLNTIPMCSAQYERMFNTSRVPGVDTDVLQHCEESKHVAVYHRGRFFKVPVFYDGRLLRPREIQQQMERILADPSEAAPGEEKLAALTAGERGPWARCRGEHFASGANRRSLDAVEKAAFFVTLDDTEQRFRPDDPVASLDSYAKSLLHGKCYDRWFDKSFNLIVFKNGTMGLNAEHSWADAPIVGHLWEHVLSMDPFKLGYTEEGDCCGEPHPNLPSPIRLQWDLNQECRDTTERSLTTARALADDVDSHIFPFGDFGKGLIKKCRTSPDAFIQIALQLAHYRDKGKFCLTYEASMTRLFREGRTETVRSCTAETCAFVAAMVAGQTPREERLALLKAAAEKHQSMYRLAMTGMGVDRHLFCLYVVSKYLGEDSPFLKEVLSEPWRLSTSQTPLQQVELFDLVRHPQYVSSGGGFGPVADDGYGVSYIIVGENLINFHISSKHSSPETDSHRFGANIRRAMLDLLELFGLDQQKTQ
- the cpt1ab gene encoding carnitine O-palmitoyltransferase 1, liver isoform isoform X3 encodes the protein MAEAHQAVAFQFTVTPDGIDLRLCHEALRQIYLSGLHSWKKRFVRFKNGVMTGVYPGSPTGFLVVVVSYMSYNKYRHLDPSLGLLAKVGQHLPIRYMSVDSQKTVGGVLVGTGLWVTIILIMRNVLKGLLSWHGWMYARHGSVSWSTRLWMLLVKIFSGRKPMLYSFQNSLPRLPVPPVGDTCKRYLESVRPLMDDERFERTRALALDFERKLGPRLQWYLKLKSWWASNYVSDWWEEYIYLRGRGPIMVNSNYYAMDFLYVFPTSVQAARAGNAIHAIMLYRRKLDRAQIKPIYLLANKVPLCSAQWERMFNTSRLPGSETDVLQHCEESKHVAVYHRGRFFKVPVFYDGRLLRPREIQQQMERILADPSEAAPGEEKLAALTAGERGPWARCRGEHFASGANRRSLDAVEKAAFFVTLDDTEQRFRPDDPVASLDSYAKSLLHGKCYDRWFDKSFNLIVFKNGTMGLNAEHSWADAPIVGHLWEHVLSMDPFKLGYTEEGDCCGEPHPNLPSPIRLQWDLNQECRDTTERSLTTARALADDVDSHIFPFGDFGKGLIKKCRTSPDAFIQIALQLAHYRDKGKFCLTYEASMTRLFREGRTETVRSCTAETCAFVAAMVAGQTPREERLALLKAAAEKHQSMYRLAMTGMGVDRHLFCLYVVSKYLGEDSPFLKEVLSEPWRLSTSQTPLQQVELFDLVRHPQYVSSGGGFGPVADDGYGVSYIIVGENLINFHISSKHSSPETDSHRFGANIRRAMLDLLELFGLDQQKTQ
- the cpt1ab gene encoding carnitine O-palmitoyltransferase 1, liver isoform isoform X1, which encodes MAEAHQAVAFQFTVTPDGIDLRLCHEALRQIYLSGLHSWKKRFVRFKNGVMTGVYPGSPTGFLVVVVSYMSYNKYRHLDPSLGLLAKVGQHLPISRYMSVDSQKTVGGVLVGTGLWVTIILIMRNVLKGLLSWHGWMYARHGSVSWSTRLWMLLVKIFSGRKPMLYSFQNSLPRLPVPPVGDTCKRYLESVRPLMDDERFERTRALALDFERKLGPRLQWYLKLKSWWASNYVSDWWEEYIYLRGRGPIMVNSNYYAMDFLYVFPTSVQAARAGNAIHAIMLYRRKLDRAQIKPIYLLANKVPLCSAQWERMFNTSRLPGSETDVLQHCEESKHVAVYHRGRFFKVPVFYDGRLLRPREIQQQMERILADPSEAAPGEEKLAALTAGERGPWARCRGEHFASGANRRSLDAVEKAAFFVTLDDTEQRFRPDDPVASLDSYAKSLLHGKCYDRWFDKSFNLIVFKNGTMGLNAEHSWADAPIVGHLWEHVLSMDPFKLGYTEEGDCCGEPHPNLPSPIRLQWDLNQECRDTTERSLTTARALADDVDSHIFPFGDFGKGLIKKCRTSPDAFIQIALQLAHYRDKGKFCLTYEASMTRLFREGRTETVRSCTAETCAFVAAMVAGQTPREERLALLKAAAEKHQSMYRLAMTGMGVDRHLFCLYVVSKYLGEDSPFLKEVLSEPWRLSTSQTPLQQVELFDLVRHPQYVSSGGGFGPVADDGYGVSYIIVGENLINFHISSKHSSPETDSHRFGANIRRAMLDLLELFGLDQQKTQ
- the cpt1ab gene encoding carnitine O-palmitoyltransferase 1, liver isoform isoform X2; the encoded protein is MAEAHQAVAFQFTVTPDGIDLRLCHEALRQIYLSGLHSWKKRFVRFKNGVMTGVYPGSPTGFLVVVVSYMSYNKYRHLDPSLGLLAKVGQHLPISRYMSVDSQKTVGGVLVGTGLWVTIILIMRNVLKGLLSWHGWMYARHGSVSWSTRLWMLLVKIFSGRKPMLYSFQNSLPRLPVPPVGDTCKRYLESVRPLMDDERFERTRALALDFERKLGPRLQWYLKLKSWWASNYVSDWWEEYIYLRGRGPIMVNSNYYAMDFLYVFPTSVQAARAGNAIHAIMLYRRKLDRAQIKPLMLLNTIPMCSAQYERMFNTSRVPGVDTDVLQHCEESKHVAVYHRGRFFKVPVFYDGRLLRPREIQQQMERILADPSEAAPGEEKLAALTAGERGPWARCRGEHFASGANRRSLDAVEKAAFFVTLDDTEQRFRPDDPVASLDSYAKSLLHGKCYDRWFDKSFNLIVFKNGTMGLNAEHSWADAPIVGHLWEHVLSMDPFKLGYTEEGDCCGEPHPNLPSPIRLQWDLNQECRDTTERSLTTARALADDVDSHIFPFGDFGKGLIKKCRTSPDAFIQIALQLAHYRDKGKFCLTYEASMTRLFREGRTETVRSCTAETCAFVAAMVAGQTPREERLALLKAAAEKHQSMYRLAMTGMGVDRHLFCLYVVSKYLGEDSPFLKEVLSEPWRLSTSQTPLQQVELFDLVRHPQYVSSGGGFGPVADDGYGVSYIIVGENLINFHISSKHSSPETDSHRFGANIRRAMLDLLELFGLDQQKTQ
- the cpt1ab gene encoding carnitine O-palmitoyltransferase 1, liver isoform isoform X5 translates to MAEAHQAVAFQFTVTPDGIDLRLCHEALRQIYLSGLHSWKKRFVRFKNGVMTGVYPGSPTGFLVVVVSYMSYNKYRHLDPSLGLLAKVGQHLPISRYMSVDSQKTVGGVLVGTGLWVTIILIMRNVLKGLLSWHGWMYARHGSVSWSTRLWMLLVKIFSGRKPMLYSFQNSLPRLPVPPVGDTCKRYLESVRPLMDDERFERTRALALDFERKLGPRLQWYLKLKSWWASNYVSDWWEEYIYLRGRGPIMVNSNYYAMDFLYVFPTSVQAARAGNAIHAIMLYRRKLDRAQIKPIYLLANKVPLCSAQWERMFNTSRLPGSETAHAPKHYPHVFRPIRAYVQHQSCAWRRHRRPPALRGEQARGRVPPGALLQGARLLRRAPPAPAGDPAADGAHPGRPLGGGAGRGEVGGADGRRARPLGPLPGGTLCLGRQPPLAGRRGEGGLLRHPGRHGAALPARRSRGLAGQLRQVAAPREVLRQVVRQKLQPDRFQERHHGAERRALVGRRPHRRPSVGARALHGPLQAGLHGRRRLLRGAAPQPALPHQTAVGP